The following coding sequences lie in one Phalacrocorax aristotelis chromosome 4, bGulAri2.1, whole genome shotgun sequence genomic window:
- the ANXA5 gene encoding annexin A5 isoform X2 gives MAKYTRGTVSAFSPFDARADAEALRKAMKGMGTDEETVLKILTSRNNAQRQEIASAFKTLFGRDLVDDLKSELTGKFETLMVSLMRPTYIFDAHALKHAIKGAGTNEKVLTEILASRTPAEVRNIKQVYLQEYEANLEDKITGETSGYFQRLLVVLLQANRDPDGRIDEGLVEQDAQVLFRAGELKWGTDEEKFITILGTRSVSHLRRVFDKYMTISGFQIEETIDRETSGDLEKLLLAVVKCIRSVPAYFAETLYYSMKGAGTDDDTLIRVMVSRSEIDLLDIRKEFRKNFAKSLHQMIQKDTSGDYRKALLLLCGGDDD, from the exons TACACGAGAGGCACCGTGTCAGCCTTCTCTCCTTTTGATGCCAGAGCTGACGCAGAAGCTCTTCGTAAGGCCATGAAGGGAATGG GGACTGATGAAGAAACTGTTCTGAAGATCCTTACCAGCAGAAACAATGCTCAGCGTCAAGAAATTGCATCTGCCTTTAAAACCTTGTTTGGCAGg GATCTTGTAGATGACCTGAAGTCGGAACTTACTGGCAAATTTGAAACGTTGATGGTATCTTTGATGAGACCAACTTACATTTTTGATGCTCATGCACTGAAGCATGCCATCAAG ggagcaggaacAAATGAGAAAGTGTTGACTGAAATTCTTGCCTCCAGAACACCTGCGGAAGTGCGGAATATTAAACAGGTTTATCTGCAAG AGTATGAGGCCAACTTGGAGGATAAGATCACGGGAGAAACATCGGGCTATTTCCAGAGACTGCTGGTGGTCCTGCTGCAG GCCAATAGAGATCCTGACGGCAGAATTGATGAGGGTCTTGTTGAGCAGGATGCTCAG GTTTTGTTTAGAGCTGGGGAGCTGAAATGGGGAACAGATGAAGAGAAGTTTATCACCATCTTGGGAACCCGAAGTGTTTCCCATTTAAGGAGGG TGTTTGACAAATATATGACTATTTCCGGCTTTCAAATTGAAGAGACCATTGACCGTGAAACCTCTGGTGATTTGGAGAAGCTGCTTCTGGCAGTTG tgaaatgcaTCCGAAGCGTGCCTGCCTATTTTGCCGAGACTCTGTATTATTCCATGAAG GGGGCTGGCACTGATGATGATACCCTGATCAGAGTCATGGTTTCAAGAAGTGAAATTGATCTgttggatattagaaaagaATTCAGAAAGAATTTTGCAAAATCATTGCATCAAATGATTCAG